The genomic interval CCATCGTAGTTGTCGCGCAACCGGACATCGTAGTTGACGATATCCACGCGACCTCGAGTTGCCTGCAGCGACCACGTCTTTGTTCGAAACATCGCCCCCTTCAAGCCGTTTATCTCAGGCGATTGCATATCGTCGGTAGTGAAGCGTGCACTAAAACGGGCCGGGGTGAGTTCGCCCGCCAAAGGCGCACATCTGCTGCGCCACACAGCGGCGACCGAGATGTTGCGTCATGGGCTTCCCCTCGACCAGATT from Paraburkholderia phytofirmans OLGA172 carries:
- a CDS encoding tyrosine-type recombinase/integrase, whose translation is MTISTRPRVACSDHVFVRNIAPFKPFISGDCISSVVKRALKRAGVSSPAKGAHLLRHTAATEMLRHGLPLDQIGQVLRHRGIDTTAYYAKVDVALLRQIAQPWPEVMK